Proteins encoded by one window of Kribbella italica:
- a CDS encoding GntR family transcriptional regulator, giving the protein MAALPIQIDRTSPVPLYHQLAEQLTAAVTDGVLRPGDPFENEIAMSDRLSLSRPTVRRAISELVNKGLLVRRRGIGTTVANQMVHRKAELTSLYDDLEREGRTPRTEVLSLNCAAHDDRAAEALGLPPGTPLVAIVRLRYAGDLPLAIMRNWLPPAMDDLTQEQLTTEGLYAVLRARGIRPTVARQRIGARNASAEERRTLHMSKAEPLVTMTRSAYDADGSAVEFGDHCYRADQYSVEVIVSDR; this is encoded by the coding sequence ATGGCCGCCCTGCCGATTCAGATCGATCGGACCAGCCCGGTACCGCTGTACCACCAACTGGCCGAACAGCTGACGGCTGCCGTCACCGACGGAGTCCTGCGCCCCGGCGACCCGTTCGAGAACGAGATCGCCATGTCGGACCGCCTGAGCCTGTCGCGGCCGACCGTCCGGCGAGCGATCTCCGAGCTGGTCAACAAAGGCCTCCTGGTCCGCCGCCGCGGTATCGGCACGACCGTCGCCAACCAGATGGTCCACCGCAAAGCCGAGCTCACCAGCCTGTACGACGACCTGGAACGCGAAGGCCGCACGCCACGGACCGAGGTCCTCTCCCTCAACTGCGCAGCCCACGACGACCGCGCCGCCGAAGCCCTCGGTCTGCCGCCGGGTACGCCACTGGTCGCCATCGTCCGCCTCCGCTACGCCGGCGACCTCCCACTCGCGATCATGCGCAACTGGTTGCCCCCAGCAATGGACGACCTCACCCAGGAACAACTCACCACCGAGGGCCTGTACGCCGTACTCCGCGCGCGAGGCATCCGCCCCACGGTCGCCCGCCAACGCATCGGCGCCCGCAACGCATCCGCCGAAGAACGCCGCACCCTCCACATGTCCAAAGCAGAACCCTTGGTCACCATGACCCGCAGCGCCTACGACGCCGACGGTTCAGCCGTCGAATTCGGCGACCACTGCTACCGAGCCGACCAGTACTCAGTAGAAGTCATCGTCTCCGACCGCTGA
- a CDS encoding Gfo/Idh/MocA family oxidoreductase: protein MRIGLVGVGRIGAFHAATLKGLPAVEQVVMADADASRAELTAKELGAEFAPDVPALLASGIDGLVIAAATSAHAELIEAAVAAGITTFCEKPVALDLAETQRVVELVEGSDVPVHIGFQRRFDAGYQAAAQQVRSGELGYVHHIRANTNDAFPPPAGYIPTSGGFFRDCTVHDFDIIRYVTGREVVSVYATGANRGESFFGEYGDVDAAAALLTLDDGTFVAVSGTRYNAAGHDVRMEVLGSLGSIAVGLDEHTALRSVEAGVTFPGGDPHTTFMDRFRSAYVAELTAFTEVVAGTRDVPCTVRDALQAFRIADACELSRSENRFVRLEEIGR from the coding sequence ATGCGGATCGGTTTGGTCGGGGTTGGACGGATCGGCGCGTTTCACGCCGCGACGCTGAAGGGTCTGCCGGCCGTCGAGCAGGTGGTGATGGCCGACGCGGACGCAAGCCGGGCGGAGCTGACGGCCAAGGAACTCGGGGCCGAGTTCGCCCCTGATGTCCCAGCGCTGCTGGCGAGCGGGATCGACGGACTCGTCATCGCGGCTGCGACCTCCGCGCACGCCGAACTGATCGAGGCCGCCGTCGCCGCGGGCATCACCACCTTCTGCGAGAAGCCGGTCGCGCTCGACCTCGCCGAGACCCAGCGGGTCGTCGAACTGGTCGAGGGCTCGGACGTCCCGGTACACATCGGCTTCCAGCGCCGCTTCGACGCGGGCTACCAGGCTGCCGCTCAGCAGGTGCGGTCCGGTGAGCTCGGCTACGTCCACCACATCCGGGCGAACACCAACGACGCGTTCCCTCCTCCCGCCGGCTACATCCCGACCAGCGGCGGGTTCTTCCGCGACTGCACGGTCCACGACTTCGACATCATCCGGTACGTCACCGGCCGCGAGGTGGTCAGCGTCTACGCGACCGGCGCCAACCGTGGTGAGTCCTTCTTCGGCGAGTACGGCGACGTCGACGCTGCCGCCGCGCTGCTCACGCTGGACGACGGCACCTTCGTCGCGGTCAGCGGAACCCGCTACAACGCGGCCGGTCATGACGTTCGCATGGAGGTACTCGGCAGTCTCGGCTCGATCGCGGTCGGCCTGGACGAGCACACCGCGCTGCGCTCGGTCGAAGCCGGTGTGACCTTCCCTGGCGGAGATCCGCACACCACCTTCATGGACCGCTTCCGCTCGGCGTACGTCGCCGAGTTGACCGCGTTCACCGAGGTCGTCGCCGGCACCCGCGACGTCCCCTGCACTGTCCGCGATGCCCTGCAGGCCTTCCGGATCGCGGATGCCTGCGAACTGTCCCGTTCCGAGAACCGCTTTGTCCGTCTGGAGGAGATCGGCCGATGA
- a CDS encoding sugar phosphate isomerase/epimerase family protein, giving the protein MSDVAARIAGAPISWGVCEVPGWGWQYDPETVLAEMREVGIAATEFGPDGFLPEDPAEKAKTLADVGLRAVGGFVPVVLHDPSHDPAPEVARALEGFVAAGATTLVIAAATGQDGYDDRPVLDDAGWSTLLANLDRLTELAAAQGVLATIHPHVGTMVENADDVRRVLDGSTIGLALDTGHLMIGGVDPVALTLEHTRRIKHTHLKDVDAAWAAKVQSGEVGYADAVREGMYRPLGAGDVDLAAIVGALESAGYQGWYVLEQDTMLQARPTDEGPVVDVRASIAHLRHLAEAADAAAASGAAARGEAVDGVPAGAAGAVEGGVV; this is encoded by the coding sequence ATGAGTGACGTAGCTGCCCGGATCGCCGGTGCCCCGATTTCGTGGGGCGTCTGCGAGGTGCCCGGCTGGGGCTGGCAGTACGACCCGGAGACGGTGCTGGCCGAGATGCGCGAGGTCGGGATCGCGGCGACCGAGTTCGGGCCGGACGGCTTCCTGCCCGAGGACCCGGCGGAGAAGGCGAAGACGCTCGCCGACGTCGGGCTGCGGGCGGTCGGCGGATTCGTGCCGGTGGTCCTGCACGACCCGTCGCACGACCCGGCCCCCGAGGTCGCGCGGGCACTCGAAGGTTTCGTCGCCGCGGGTGCCACGACGCTCGTGATCGCTGCTGCGACCGGACAGGACGGGTACGACGACCGGCCGGTGCTCGACGACGCCGGCTGGTCGACCTTGCTCGCGAACCTCGACCGACTGACGGAGTTGGCCGCTGCCCAAGGCGTGCTGGCCACGATTCACCCACACGTCGGAACGATGGTGGAGAACGCGGACGACGTCCGCCGGGTGCTCGACGGCTCGACTATCGGCCTGGCCCTCGACACCGGTCACCTGATGATCGGCGGTGTCGACCCGGTCGCGCTCACGCTGGAGCACACCCGCCGGATCAAACACACCCACCTGAAGGACGTCGACGCGGCGTGGGCCGCGAAGGTCCAGTCCGGTGAGGTCGGCTACGCCGACGCCGTCCGTGAAGGCATGTACCGCCCGCTCGGCGCGGGTGATGTCGACCTGGCCGCCATCGTCGGTGCGCTGGAGTCGGCCGGCTACCAAGGCTGGTACGTCCTCGAGCAGGACACCATGCTTCAGGCCCGCCCGACGGATGAAGGTCCGGTCGTAGATGTCCGTGCGAGCATCGCTCATCTGCGCCACCTCGCAGAAGCAGCCGACGCAGCCGCGGCAAGCGGAGCAGCAGCGCGGGGCGAAGCGGTTGACGGGGTGCCGGCCGGTGCGGCGGGAGCGGTCGAGGGTGGGGTGGTCTGA
- the iolC gene encoding 5-dehydro-2-deoxygluconokinase, which produces MADDVLTIGRIGVDLYPLQTGTHLEDVESFGKFLGGSATNVAVAAAKHGRKAAVISRTGNDPFGTFIHRALGELNVDDRFVTPVEGLPTPITFCEIFPPDNFPLYFYRFPKAPDLVINPDELDLQAIKDAKIYWSTVTGLSAEPSRSAHFAAWEARERRPITVLDLDYRPMFWADPSEAHAQVSKALDHCTVAVGNREECEVAVGETDPDKAAQALLDRGLELAVVKQGPKGTLARTRDERVEVPPFPVEVVNGLGAGDGFGGALCHGLLAGWPLERIIRFANIAGAVVASRLECSTAMPTEAEVLALMGENA; this is translated from the coding sequence ATGGCGGACGACGTACTGACGATCGGGCGGATCGGCGTCGACCTGTACCCGCTGCAGACGGGGACGCATCTGGAGGACGTCGAGAGCTTCGGGAAGTTCCTCGGCGGGAGCGCGACCAACGTCGCCGTCGCGGCGGCGAAGCACGGCCGCAAGGCGGCGGTGATCAGCCGGACCGGGAACGACCCGTTCGGCACGTTCATCCACCGGGCGCTCGGCGAACTGAACGTCGACGACCGGTTCGTGACTCCGGTCGAGGGCTTGCCGACGCCGATCACGTTCTGCGAGATCTTCCCGCCGGACAACTTCCCGCTGTACTTCTACCGGTTCCCGAAGGCGCCGGACCTGGTGATCAACCCCGACGAGCTGGACCTGCAGGCGATCAAAGACGCGAAGATCTACTGGTCGACCGTCACCGGCCTGTCCGCCGAACCCAGCCGCTCGGCCCACTTCGCAGCCTGGGAGGCGCGCGAACGCCGGCCGATCACCGTGCTCGACCTGGACTACCGGCCGATGTTCTGGGCGGATCCGAGTGAGGCGCACGCGCAGGTCAGCAAGGCGCTCGACCACTGCACGGTTGCCGTCGGCAACCGGGAGGAGTGCGAGGTCGCGGTCGGGGAGACCGACCCGGACAAGGCAGCGCAGGCGCTGCTCGACCGAGGATTGGAACTGGCCGTCGTGAAGCAGGGGCCGAAGGGCACGCTGGCACGGACCCGGGACGAACGGGTGGAGGTGCCACCGTTCCCGGTCGAGGTGGTCAACGGGCTGGGCGCCGGCGATGGCTTCGGGGGAGCGCTTTGTCATGGTCTCCTCGCGGGGTGGCCGCTGGAACGGATCATTCGGTTCGCGAACATCGCGGGGGCTGTGGTGGCGTCGCGGTTGGAGTGCTCGACGGCCATGCCGACCGAGGCCGAGGTCCTCGCCCTGATGGGTGAGAACGCATGA
- a CDS encoding Cgl0159 family (beta/alpha)8-fold protein: protein MDLTELRVRHPERVAEAWQQRRQRELVGEDGRLLIVAADHPARGALGVRDDRMAMASRPGLIERLCTALQRPGVDGVLATPDVLEDLLLLGALEGKVVVGSMNRGGLQGSSFELDDRFTAYRSADDIASRRLDGGKMLTRICLDDPGTVATLESSAQAVTELAERKLMAMVEPFWSTRTDGRVSNLLDPDSVIRSVHIAAGLGATSAYTWLKLPVVDELERVMEATTLPTLLLGGDPTVAPEETYASWGKALSLPSVRGLVVGRALLFPPDGDVAAAVDQAATLVHGGAA, encoded by the coding sequence GTGGACCTGACCGAGTTGCGGGTCCGGCATCCGGAGCGGGTCGCTGAGGCTTGGCAGCAGCGGCGGCAGCGCGAACTGGTCGGGGAGGACGGACGGCTGCTGATCGTCGCCGCGGATCACCCGGCGCGTGGTGCGCTGGGAGTACGCGATGACCGGATGGCGATGGCCAGTCGGCCCGGGCTGATCGAGCGGCTGTGCACGGCGCTCCAGCGGCCGGGAGTCGACGGCGTGCTCGCTACTCCGGATGTGCTGGAGGACCTGCTGCTGCTCGGAGCGTTGGAAGGCAAGGTCGTCGTCGGGTCGATGAACCGGGGTGGGTTGCAAGGCTCCTCCTTCGAGTTGGACGACCGGTTCACGGCGTACCGGTCGGCGGACGACATCGCTTCGCGCCGGCTGGACGGCGGCAAGATGCTGACCCGGATCTGCCTGGACGACCCGGGCACAGTGGCGACGCTGGAGAGCAGTGCGCAGGCCGTTACCGAGCTCGCCGAGCGCAAGCTGATGGCGATGGTCGAGCCGTTCTGGTCGACGCGGACCGACGGGCGGGTGAGCAACCTGCTGGACCCGGACTCGGTGATCCGGTCGGTGCACATCGCTGCGGGCCTCGGTGCGACCAGTGCGTACACCTGGCTCAAGCTGCCGGTGGTCGACGAGCTGGAACGGGTGATGGAGGCAACGACCCTGCCGACCTTGCTGCTCGGCGGCGATCCGACTGTCGCGCCCGAGGAAACCTATGCATCCTGGGGCAAGGCGCTGAGCCTGCCGTCGGTCCGCGGACTGGTCGTCGGGCGGGCGCTGCTCTTCCCGCCGGACGGCGACGTGGCCGCCGCGGTCGACCAAGCCGCCACGCTGGTGCACGGAGGTGCCGCATGA
- the iolB gene encoding 5-deoxy-glucuronate isomerase has product MTEWFRPAGTTARDGYDLVVRPGEQDWHHTGLTVRTLQPGQSVEFDTGDCEYLVLPLSGSAEVIVDGDTVPLGGRADVFAGPTDLAYVPRGTTVAVVSAGGARIAFPHAKAASDYPFRRIGTEQVETELRGAGVSSRQVRNFGTPAVLEADSIIACEVLTPAGNWSSYPPHKHDEHKPGEESVLEEIYYFELQLSDDAPEDVKGNDPIGYQRVYGTDERPIDVLAEVRDGDLVLVPHGWHGPAMAPPGYDMYYLNVMAGPGTERAWLISDDPQHGWVRQLWDSQQIDPRLPFGQK; this is encoded by the coding sequence ATGACTGAGTGGTTCAGGCCGGCCGGGACCACTGCGCGGGACGGCTACGACCTGGTCGTCCGCCCGGGCGAGCAGGATTGGCACCACACGGGCCTGACCGTGCGGACGCTGCAGCCGGGCCAGTCGGTCGAGTTCGACACCGGGGACTGCGAGTACCTGGTGCTGCCGCTGAGTGGATCCGCCGAGGTGATCGTCGACGGCGACACCGTGCCGCTCGGTGGCCGGGCAGACGTCTTCGCTGGCCCGACGGATCTCGCCTACGTCCCGCGTGGCACCACGGTGGCGGTCGTCAGCGCTGGTGGGGCCCGGATCGCGTTCCCGCACGCCAAGGCCGCGAGCGATTATCCGTTCCGCCGGATCGGGACCGAGCAGGTGGAGACCGAGCTGCGGGGCGCCGGCGTCTCGTCCCGGCAGGTCCGCAACTTCGGGACGCCCGCCGTACTGGAGGCCGACTCGATCATCGCCTGCGAGGTGCTCACTCCGGCCGGCAACTGGTCGTCGTACCCGCCGCACAAGCACGACGAGCACAAGCCGGGCGAGGAGAGTGTGCTCGAGGAGATCTACTACTTCGAGCTGCAGCTCTCCGACGACGCGCCGGAAGATGTCAAGGGCAACGACCCGATCGGCTACCAGCGGGTCTACGGGACCGACGAGCGGCCGATCGACGTCCTGGCCGAGGTCCGCGACGGTGACCTTGTGCTGGTGCCGCACGGGTGGCACGGCCCGGCGATGGCGCCGCCCGGCTACGACATGTACTACCTCAACGTGATGGCCGGTCCGGGCACCGAACGCGCCTGGCTGATCAGCGACGACCCGCAGCACGGCTGGGTCCGGCAGCTGTGGGACAGCCAGCAGATCGACCCACGCCTTCCGTTCGGCCAGAAGTGA
- the iolD gene encoding 3D-(3,5/4)-trihydroxycyclohexane-1,2-dione acylhydrolase (decyclizing): protein MTVRLTVAQALVRFLSVQYSERDGERQKLFAGCFGIFGHGNVAGLGQALLQAELEDPTALPYILARNEQAMVHSASAFARAKDRLQIYACTASIGPGSTNMVTGAALATVNRLPVLILPSDVFATRVASPVLQELESFSAGDVSVNDAFRPVSRYFDRVWRPEQLPSALLNAMRVLTDPVETGAVTIALPQDVQAEAYDWPEELFAERTWYVARPLPEASIVEKAAELIRSAERPLIVAGGGVAYSQAQDALRAFAEATGIPVAESQAGKGSLRYDHPQSVGAVGSTGTTAANALARDADLVIGIGTRYGDFTTASRTAFLNPGVKFVNINVARFDGGKHAGLPVVADAREALVSLGSALGEWSVQRKYTDSATELAKQWDEVVDNHYNPPAEITGQLAEGLLTQGQVLGAVNELSAASDVVVCAAGSMPGDLHKLWRTRDPKGYHVEYGYSCMGYEIAGGLGVRLAAPDRDVFVLVGDGSYLMMSSELVTAVQENVKIIVVLVQNHGFASIGALSESLGSQRFGTAYRKRGADGRLDGDYLPVDLAANVRSFGVEVIDVASRDELEKAIHTAKAANGPIAIHVTTDPLIGSPDSDAWWDVPVSQVSDLDSTRAAATSYEQSKKAQRPYYSPVEGR from the coding sequence ATGACGGTACGTCTCACGGTCGCCCAGGCGCTGGTGCGATTCCTGAGCGTCCAGTACTCGGAGCGCGACGGCGAACGGCAGAAGCTCTTCGCCGGTTGCTTCGGCATCTTCGGGCACGGCAACGTGGCCGGTCTGGGCCAGGCGCTGCTGCAGGCCGAGCTCGAGGACCCGACGGCTCTGCCCTACATCCTGGCACGCAACGAGCAGGCCATGGTGCACAGCGCGTCGGCCTTCGCGCGGGCCAAGGATCGCCTGCAGATCTACGCCTGCACAGCCAGCATCGGGCCCGGCTCGACCAACATGGTCACCGGCGCGGCGCTGGCAACCGTGAACCGGCTGCCGGTCCTGATCCTCCCGTCGGACGTCTTCGCCACCCGGGTGGCGTCTCCGGTCCTGCAGGAACTCGAGAGCTTCTCGGCCGGCGACGTCTCGGTGAACGACGCCTTCCGTCCGGTCTCGAGGTACTTCGACCGGGTCTGGCGTCCCGAGCAACTCCCGTCCGCTCTGCTCAACGCGATGCGCGTGCTGACCGATCCGGTCGAGACCGGTGCCGTCACGATTGCGCTGCCGCAGGACGTCCAGGCCGAGGCCTACGACTGGCCGGAGGAGCTGTTCGCCGAGCGGACCTGGTACGTCGCCAGGCCGTTGCCTGAAGCATCGATCGTCGAGAAGGCGGCCGAGCTGATCCGCTCCGCCGAACGCCCGCTGATCGTGGCCGGTGGCGGTGTCGCCTACTCGCAGGCGCAGGACGCCCTGCGCGCTTTCGCGGAAGCGACCGGTATCCCGGTCGCGGAAAGCCAGGCAGGCAAGGGATCGCTGCGCTACGACCACCCGCAGTCGGTCGGCGCGGTCGGCTCGACCGGAACCACGGCAGCGAACGCGCTGGCCCGCGACGCCGACCTGGTGATCGGTATCGGGACCCGCTACGGCGACTTCACGACGGCGTCGCGGACGGCGTTCCTGAACCCGGGCGTGAAGTTCGTCAACATCAATGTGGCGCGGTTCGACGGTGGCAAGCATGCTGGTCTCCCTGTCGTGGCGGATGCGCGGGAAGCCCTTGTTTCGTTGGGCTCCGCGCTCGGCGAGTGGTCCGTGCAGAGAAAGTACACGGATTCGGCCACCGAGCTGGCAAAGCAGTGGGACGAGGTTGTGGACAACCACTACAACCCGCCCGCCGAGATCACCGGACAGCTCGCGGAAGGACTGCTCACCCAGGGCCAGGTCCTCGGTGCCGTCAACGAATTGTCGGCGGCGTCTGATGTCGTTGTCTGTGCGGCCGGTTCGATGCCGGGCGACCTGCACAAACTCTGGCGGACCCGCGACCCGAAGGGCTACCACGTTGAGTACGGCTACTCCTGCATGGGATACGAGATCGCCGGCGGTCTCGGCGTCCGCCTGGCTGCCCCGGACCGTGACGTCTTCGTCCTGGTCGGCGACGGGTCGTACCTGATGATGTCCAGCGAGCTGGTCACCGCCGTCCAGGAGAACGTCAAGATCATCGTCGTCCTGGTGCAGAACCACGGCTTCGCGTCGATCGGCGCGCTGTCCGAATCCCTGGGCTCACAGCGATTCGGTACGGCGTACCGCAAGCGTGGTGCGGACGGAAGGCTCGACGGCGACTACCTGCCGGTGGATCTCGCGGCGAACGTCCGCAGCTTCGGTGTCGAGGTGATCGACGTGGCGAGCCGCGACGAGCTGGAGAAGGCGATCCACACGGCGAAGGCCGCCAACGGGCCGATCGCGATCCACGTCACTACCGACCCGCTGATCGGTTCGCCGGACAGCGACGCCTGGTGGGATGTGCCGGTCAGCCAGGTCTCCGATCTCGACTCGACCCGCGCGGCCGCGACGTCGTACGAGCAGTCGAAGAAGGCGCAGCGTCCCTACTACTCCCCGGTGGAAGGTCGATAG
- a CDS encoding TIM barrel protein — protein sequence MGKVTIGSAPDSWGVWFADDPQQTPWTRFLDEVAEAGYTKIELGPYGYLPTDPAELKDQLDRRGLEVTAGTTFEHLHRDDSFDSTWREVAKTAELAAAMGAKHLVVMPSMWRGDDGEIVEPRLDHAGQAGHGRQVTELGRRVFEEFGLRTQFHPHADGHVDTQDTVERFLAETDSAHVNLCLDTGHISYCGGDNLELIRKYPERIGYVHLKQVDPVVLAQAQAEGISFDAAVQRGVMTEPPGGVPEMPPVLEALAGLDVDLFAIVEQDLYPVAPDVPLPIARRTLAYLNSHGGGASA from the coding sequence ATGGGCAAGGTGACGATCGGCAGCGCCCCCGACTCGTGGGGCGTGTGGTTCGCCGACGATCCGCAGCAGACGCCGTGGACCAGGTTCCTCGACGAGGTCGCCGAGGCCGGGTACACGAAGATCGAGCTGGGACCGTACGGCTATCTCCCGACCGATCCGGCCGAGCTCAAGGACCAGCTGGACCGGCGGGGCCTCGAGGTCACCGCCGGTACGACGTTCGAGCACCTGCACCGCGACGACTCGTTCGACTCGACCTGGCGCGAAGTGGCGAAGACCGCCGAGCTGGCGGCCGCGATGGGCGCGAAGCATCTGGTCGTGATGCCGTCGATGTGGCGCGGAGACGACGGTGAGATCGTCGAACCGCGGCTGGACCACGCAGGGCAGGCGGGGCACGGCCGGCAGGTGACCGAGCTCGGTCGCCGGGTCTTCGAGGAGTTCGGGTTGCGGACCCAGTTCCACCCGCACGCGGACGGACATGTCGACACCCAGGACACCGTCGAACGGTTCCTGGCCGAGACCGACAGCGCGCACGTGAACCTGTGCCTCGACACCGGGCACATCAGCTACTGCGGCGGCGACAACCTGGAGCTGATCCGCAAGTACCCGGAGCGCATCGGGTACGTCCATCTCAAGCAGGTCGACCCGGTGGTGCTCGCGCAGGCCCAGGCCGAAGGGATCAGCTTCGACGCGGCGGTTCAGCGCGGAGTCATGACCGAGCCGCCAGGCGGCGTACCGGAGATGCCGCCGGTGCTGGAGGCGCTGGCCGGCCTGGACGTCGACCTCTTCGCGATCGTCGAGCAGGACCTGTACCCGGTGGCCCCGGACGTGCCGTTGCCGATCGCGCGACGCACCCTGGCGTACCTGAACAGCCACGGGGGTGGTGCATCCGCCTGA
- a CDS encoding substrate-binding domain-containing protein — MVRWQRKAQRRAVVTSAALALVLAVGACSSSGGKQEEQKADGGSGNVATTPRMKVALITHSKAGDTFWDIVRRGAEAAAQKDNIELQYSSDPDGAAQANLVQTAIDSKVDGIAVTLNKPDAVIPNVKKAVAAGIPVTVLNGGLETWKQTGAVGYFGQDERIAGEATGDKLKQLGAKKVLCVVHEQGNVSLEARCQGIKNKFGNVENLNVDGADQPGTQATITSKLQQDKSVDYLVGLNAGVTLTAVQAAKDAGSAAKVGSFDMSKEMAKAVKDGTVQFAVDQQPYLQGYLAVDAIWLSKTNGNSIGGGEATLTGPSFVEKSNIEAVEKFATAGTR, encoded by the coding sequence ATGGTTCGGTGGCAAAGGAAGGCCCAGCGCAGGGCCGTCGTCACCAGCGCGGCTCTCGCGCTGGTGCTCGCGGTGGGGGCCTGCAGCTCGTCCGGCGGCAAGCAGGAGGAGCAGAAGGCCGACGGCGGGTCGGGCAACGTGGCGACCACGCCGCGGATGAAGGTTGCCCTGATCACCCACTCCAAAGCGGGTGACACGTTCTGGGACATCGTCCGGCGGGGGGCCGAAGCGGCCGCGCAGAAGGACAACATCGAGCTGCAGTACTCCTCCGACCCCGACGGTGCCGCCCAGGCCAACCTGGTGCAGACCGCGATCGACTCCAAGGTCGACGGCATCGCGGTGACGCTGAACAAGCCCGACGCGGTGATCCCGAACGTGAAGAAGGCCGTCGCGGCCGGTATCCCGGTCACCGTGCTGAACGGTGGCCTGGAGACCTGGAAGCAGACCGGCGCGGTCGGGTACTTCGGCCAGGACGAGCGGATCGCCGGCGAGGCGACCGGTGACAAGCTCAAGCAGCTCGGCGCCAAGAAGGTGCTCTGCGTCGTGCACGAGCAGGGCAACGTCAGCCTCGAGGCCCGCTGCCAGGGCATCAAGAACAAGTTCGGCAACGTCGAGAACCTGAACGTCGACGGCGCCGACCAGCCCGGTACGCAGGCGACGATCACCTCGAAGCTGCAGCAGGACAAGTCGGTCGACTACCTGGTGGGTCTGAACGCCGGCGTCACGCTGACCGCGGTCCAGGCCGCCAAGGACGCCGGGTCCGCGGCGAAGGTCGGCAGCTTCGACATGAGCAAGGAGATGGCCAAGGCGGTCAAGGACGGCACGGTGCAGTTCGCCGTCGACCAGCAGCCGTACCTGCAGGGCTACCTGGCCGTCGACGCGATCTGGCTGTCGAAGACCAACGGCAACTCGATCGGTGGTGGCGAGGCCACGCTGACCGGGCCGTCGTTCGTCGAGAAGTCCAACATCGAGGCCGTCGAGAAGTTCGCCACGGCCGGGACCCGCTGA
- a CDS encoding ABC transporter permease — protein sequence MASTIATPADADDRVSARSVGARLLSRPEIGSLVGAAVILVFFLVTAEPFRDINNTGTILYQASLIGVMAVPVSLLMIGGEFDLSAGVAVTTGGLTAGIFAYQFSVNVWVGMAVALVFALAVGLFNGWLLMRTGLPSFLVTLGTFFILQGLNVAVTRLTSGAVASNSISDMDGFGSAKAVFASEFKLGGVTIKIIIVWWIVFVAVAAWVLMRTKIGNWIFAVGGDAASARAVGVPVKKVKIGLFMTVGFFAWFTGMQLLFVQNGVVQSGEGVGKEFLYIIAAVVGGCLLTGGYGSVVGGAVGALIFGMVQLGVVYAGWNPDWFKAFLGAMLLLATIVNLVVKNKADAR from the coding sequence ATGGCATCGACGATCGCGACCCCCGCGGACGCCGACGACCGCGTCTCGGCGCGCTCGGTCGGCGCCCGGCTGCTCAGCCGCCCGGAGATCGGGTCGCTGGTGGGCGCCGCGGTGATCCTGGTGTTCTTCCTGGTCACCGCGGAGCCGTTCCGGGACATCAACAACACCGGGACGATCCTCTACCAGGCCTCGCTGATCGGGGTGATGGCCGTTCCGGTCTCGCTGCTGATGATCGGCGGCGAATTCGACCTGTCGGCCGGTGTGGCGGTGACGACCGGCGGTCTGACCGCGGGCATCTTCGCCTACCAGTTCAGCGTCAACGTCTGGGTGGGGATGGCGGTCGCGCTCGTCTTCGCCCTCGCGGTCGGCCTGTTCAACGGCTGGCTGCTGATGCGGACCGGGTTGCCGAGCTTCCTGGTCACGCTCGGCACGTTCTTCATCCTGCAGGGCCTGAACGTCGCGGTGACCCGGCTGACCTCCGGCGCCGTCGCGTCGAACTCGATCAGCGACATGGACGGGTTCGGCTCGGCCAAGGCGGTGTTCGCCTCGGAGTTCAAGCTCGGCGGGGTGACGATCAAGATCATCATCGTCTGGTGGATCGTCTTCGTCGCGGTCGCCGCCTGGGTGCTGATGCGGACCAAGATCGGCAACTGGATCTTCGCGGTCGGTGGCGACGCGGCGTCGGCACGGGCGGTCGGCGTACCGGTGAAGAAGGTGAAGATCGGGCTGTTCATGACCGTCGGGTTCTTCGCCTGGTTCACCGGGATGCAGCTGCTGTTCGTGCAGAACGGCGTCGTGCAGTCCGGCGAGGGCGTCGGCAAGGAGTTCCTCTACATCATCGCCGCGGTGGTCGGCGGCTGCCTGCTGACCGGGGGCTACGGCTCCGTGGTCGGTGGCGCGGTCGGCGCGCTGATCTTTGGCATGGTGCAGCTCGGCGTCGTGTACGCCGGCTGGAACCCGGACTGGTTCAAGGCGTTCCTCGGCGCGATGCTGCTGCTGGCCACGATCGTGAACCTGGTCGTCAAGAACAAGGCGGATGCCCGATGA